The following proteins come from a genomic window of Platichthys flesus chromosome 1, fPlaFle2.1, whole genome shotgun sequence:
- the LOC133975684 gene encoding cell surface A33 antigen-like, with the protein MEGRIFALAVLCLVLSSVRALEVTIPKKSYEFARGDNITLPCSFKSKLASPSLVIITWSAEAPAADVAETLILSYYSDSKVTDIKSMYEGRVSLDVDTRAGKANLILSSITLVDNKVFECRVLIPTDDEGTPAATVRLVVLVAPSTPICKLQGKAEYGQNINLTCLSEEGSPTPTYKWESTDVRSMPRAAPNPRTTDNGGILSMYNITKDTSGYFTCTSTNKIRSAKCNITLAVMPPSIAFGSTAIIAIVVAVVAFIALIVIVYCCCRHRRKKREEEEYAMGAPAEEFHDKEPARNGDRRPAGREEDRRVDREPVKDRRRPDNDERQSDYDDRRSDYDDRRSDYDDRRSDYDDRRSDYNDRRDRYSDRHDERHDDERSTNGSRDRRDDDDRYDEPYDDRPPVPKNKPLRKEYDD; encoded by the exons ATGGAGGGGAGGATTTTTGCTTTAGCTGTTCTGTGCCTGG TGTTGTCCAGCGTTAGAGCCCTCGAGGTCACCATCCCAAAGAAATCATATGAGTTTGCCAGAGGGGACAACATCACACTACCCTGCAGCTTTAAATCCAAGCTTGCTTCCCCCTCACTGGTCATTATCACATGGTCGGCTGAGGCTCCTGCTGCTGACGTTGCTGAG ACCCTGATCCTCAGCTACTACTCTGATTCTAAAGTCACAGACATCAAGTCAATGTACGAAGGCCGGGTGTCTCTGGACGTAGACACTCGTGCTGGAAAGGCCAACCTGATACTATCCTCCATCACGTTGGTAGACAACAAAGTGTTTGAGTGTCGTGTCTTGATCCCAACTGATGATGAGGGCACACCAGCAGCCACTGTACGTTTGGTGGTCCTAG TGGCCCCGTCAACGCCCATCTGTAAGCTCCAGGGAAAGGCAGAGTACGGCCAGAACATCAACCTGACCTGTTTGTCCGAGGAGGGCTCCCCAACGCCCACGTACAAGTGGGAGAGTACGGACGTACGGAGCATGCCACGTGCTGCCCCAAACCCCAGAACCACGGACA ATGGTGGTATCCTGTCAATGTACAATATCACCAAAGACACGTCTGGATACTTCACCTGCACCTCGACCAACAAGATCCGCTCTGCTAAGTGCAACATCACTCTTGCAGTCATGCCAC CTTCCATTGCCTTTGGTTCCACTGCAATAATAGCCATCGTTGTAGCTGTCGTTGCCTTTATCGCCCTCATCGTCATAGTCTATTGCTGCTGCCGccacaggaggaagaagagggaagaggaggaatatGCCATGGG AGCCCCTGCGGAAGAGTTCCACGACAAGGAGCCGGCAAGAAATGGTGATCGTCGCCCGGCTGGTCGGGAGGAGGACCGACGTGTTGATCGTGAGCCCGTTAAGGATCGAAGACGCCCAGATAACGACGAACGCCAGAGCGACTACGATGATCGGCGAAGCGACTACGATGATCGGCGCAGCGACTACGATGATCGGCGCAGCGACTACGATGATCGCCGCAGTGACTACAACGACCGCCGTGACAGGTACAGTGATCGCCACGACGAGCGCCACGACGACGAGCGGAGCACCAATGGAAGCAGAGACCGCCGCGATGATGACGACCGGTACGACGAGCCCTATGATGATCGACCACCCGTGCCAAAAAATAAACCACTGAGGAAGGAATATGACGACTAA